The following proteins come from a genomic window of Corallococcus sp. NCRR:
- a CDS encoding DEAD/DEAH box helicase, protein MSENTQLLEAVRKEAKPGLWSKGVSLARDGAVALQSRTGSEVELRVKVAGRAVAFTVVLYPGDEAWECDCPSPVDPCEHVVAAAISLDKAEKQDAPLEAVSERWSRVVYRFTRVEGGLQLHRVLAHADGTEEPLEDLTGRLAKPQAGVTLQVEQVDLVMERLLERRTRGPLLAEKLDALLRALEPARNVLLDGRPVAVSGEVLPPRAKVEDKGQQWVITITRDPRITEVVSPGVALTAESLVRLGETAMTGAWLQHLPLVRTYSPEQLGELSAKILPELARRMPVDMKSRRLPPLDRDLKPRILLELNQLTQGLSVLPTLVYGAPPTVRIDNGRMVYLRGAVPLRDEAAEQKLLHQLRDELNLVPGRRLTVQGPEMMRFADKLRKFRGDLGGDAAGIVSPDMRLKPALRVEGGASGAGVPEVRFTLEFEVEGGKGGARTVDAAAVVRAWTEGLGLVPLDGGGWAPLPRAWLDKNGQRVADLLAARQADGRVANHALPELTQLCESLDQPPPPGLDRLAPLVEGFEKLPPPVLPTELNATLRAYQQQGVSWLSFLKGAGLGGILADDMGLGKTLQTICILGPKSLVVCPTSVLPNWVAELARFRPSLKVCVYHGPGRKLDPTADITLTTYALLRLDAAVLGAPTWEAVVLDEAQAIKNPESQVSRAAFGLKANLRLALSGTPLENRLDELWSLMHFTNPGLLGGRRQFEEKTAQPIADGKPGAAEGLRRRIRPFILRRLKRDVAPELPPRTDSVMHVQLDARERSVYDAVMAATRAEVVALLNEGGSVLKALEALLRLRQAACHSALVPGQVAKTSSKVQTLVDALETAVSEGHKALVFSQWTSLLDLIEPGLKAAGIGFERLDGATANRGEVTSRFQGPDGAPVLLMSLKAGGTGLNLTAADHVFLMDPWWNPAVEAQAADRAHRIGQERPVMVYRLVSQGTVEEKILGLQEKKRALFEAALSEAAGAAAITREDLLQLFA, encoded by the coding sequence ATGTCCGAGAACACCCAGCTCCTCGAAGCCGTCCGGAAAGAAGCCAAGCCGGGCCTCTGGTCCAAGGGCGTCAGCCTCGCGCGGGATGGCGCGGTGGCGCTCCAGTCGCGCACGGGCTCGGAGGTCGAGCTGCGCGTGAAGGTGGCGGGCCGGGCCGTGGCCTTCACCGTCGTCCTCTACCCGGGCGACGAGGCGTGGGAATGTGACTGCCCCAGCCCGGTGGACCCGTGCGAGCACGTGGTCGCGGCGGCCATCTCCCTGGACAAGGCGGAGAAGCAGGACGCGCCGCTGGAGGCGGTGTCGGAGCGCTGGTCGCGCGTGGTGTACCGCTTCACGCGCGTGGAGGGCGGGCTGCAACTGCACCGCGTCCTCGCGCACGCGGACGGCACGGAGGAGCCGCTGGAGGACCTCACCGGGCGCCTGGCGAAGCCCCAGGCCGGCGTCACGTTGCAGGTGGAGCAGGTCGACCTGGTGATGGAGCGCCTGCTGGAGCGGCGCACCCGGGGGCCGCTGCTCGCGGAGAAGCTGGACGCGCTCTTGAGGGCCCTGGAGCCCGCGCGCAACGTGCTGCTGGACGGCCGGCCGGTGGCGGTGTCCGGCGAGGTGCTGCCCCCGCGCGCGAAGGTGGAGGACAAGGGCCAGCAGTGGGTCATCACCATCACGCGCGACCCGCGCATCACGGAGGTGGTGAGCCCCGGCGTCGCGCTGACGGCGGAGTCGCTGGTGCGCCTGGGCGAGACGGCGATGACGGGCGCGTGGCTCCAGCACCTGCCGCTGGTGCGCACGTATTCGCCGGAGCAGCTGGGGGAGCTGTCCGCGAAGATTCTCCCGGAGCTGGCGCGGCGCATGCCGGTGGACATGAAGAGCCGCCGCCTGCCGCCGCTGGACCGCGACCTGAAGCCGCGCATCCTGCTGGAGCTGAACCAGCTCACCCAGGGCCTGTCGGTGCTGCCCACGCTGGTGTACGGCGCGCCGCCGACGGTGCGCATCGACAACGGGCGCATGGTGTACCTGCGCGGCGCGGTGCCGCTGCGCGACGAGGCCGCGGAGCAGAAGCTGCTCCACCAGCTGCGTGACGAGCTGAACCTGGTGCCCGGGCGAAGGCTCACGGTGCAGGGCCCGGAGATGATGCGCTTCGCGGACAAGCTGCGGAAGTTCCGCGGCGACCTGGGCGGCGACGCGGCGGGCATCGTCAGCCCGGACATGCGCCTCAAGCCTGCCTTGCGCGTGGAGGGCGGCGCGTCCGGCGCGGGCGTGCCGGAGGTGCGCTTCACGCTGGAGTTCGAGGTGGAGGGCGGCAAGGGCGGCGCGCGCACGGTGGACGCGGCGGCGGTGGTGCGGGCGTGGACGGAAGGATTGGGGCTGGTGCCGCTGGACGGAGGCGGCTGGGCGCCGCTGCCGCGCGCGTGGCTGGACAAGAACGGGCAGCGCGTGGCGGACCTGTTGGCCGCGCGTCAGGCGGACGGCCGCGTCGCGAACCACGCGCTGCCGGAGTTGACGCAGCTGTGCGAGTCGTTGGACCAGCCGCCGCCCCCGGGGCTGGACAGGCTGGCCCCGCTGGTGGAGGGCTTCGAGAAGCTGCCGCCGCCGGTGCTGCCCACGGAGCTCAACGCCACGCTGCGCGCGTATCAGCAGCAGGGCGTGAGCTGGCTGTCGTTCCTCAAGGGCGCGGGGCTGGGCGGCATCCTCGCGGACGACATGGGCCTGGGAAAGACGCTCCAGACCATCTGCATCCTGGGGCCGAAGTCGCTGGTGGTGTGTCCCACGAGCGTGCTGCCCAACTGGGTGGCGGAGCTTGCGCGCTTCCGGCCGTCGTTGAAGGTCTGCGTGTACCACGGCCCCGGCCGCAAGCTGGACCCCACGGCGGACATCACGCTCACCACGTACGCGCTGCTGCGCCTGGACGCGGCGGTGCTGGGCGCGCCTACGTGGGAGGCGGTGGTGCTGGACGAGGCCCAGGCCATCAAGAACCCGGAGAGCCAGGTGTCGCGCGCGGCGTTCGGGCTCAAGGCGAACCTGCGCCTCGCGCTCAGCGGCACGCCGCTGGAGAACCGCCTGGACGAGCTGTGGAGCCTGATGCACTTCACCAACCCGGGCCTGCTGGGAGGCCGCCGCCAGTTCGAGGAGAAGACGGCGCAGCCCATCGCGGACGGCAAGCCCGGAGCGGCGGAAGGACTGCGCCGCCGCATCCGCCCGTTCATCCTGCGCCGCCTCAAGCGGGACGTGGCGCCGGAGCTGCCGCCGCGCACCGACTCCGTGATGCACGTGCAGCTGGATGCGCGCGAGCGCTCCGTCTACGACGCGGTGATGGCCGCGACGCGCGCGGAGGTGGTGGCGCTGCTCAACGAGGGCGGCAGCGTGCTCAAGGCGCTGGAGGCGCTGCTGCGGTTGAGGCAGGCGGCCTGTCATTCCGCGCTGGTGCCGGGGCAGGTGGCGAAGACGTCCTCCAAGGTGCAGACGCTGGTGGACGCGCTGGAGACGGCGGTGTCGGAGGGCCACAAGGCGCTGGTCTTCTCCCAGTGGACGTCGCTGTTGGACCTCATCGAGCCGGGGCTCAAGGCAGCGGGCATCGGCTTCGAGCGGCTGGACGGAGCGACGGCGAACCGGGGCGAGGTGACGTCGCGCTTCCAGGGTCCGGACGGAGCGCCGGTGCTGCTCATGTCGCTGAAGGCCGGAGGCACGGGCCTGAACCTCACGGCGGCGGACCACGTGTTCCTGATGGACCCGTGGTGGAACCCGGCGGTGGAGGCGCAGGCCGCGGACCGGGCGCACCGCATCGGGCAGGAGCGGCCGGTGATGGTCTACCGGCTCGTGTCCCAGGGCACGGTGGAGGAGAAGATTCTGGGCCTCCAGGAGAAGAAGCGAGCCCTGTTCGAAGCCGCGCTCAGCGAGGCCGCGGGCGCCGCCGCCATCACCCGCGAGGACCTGCTCCAGCTGTTCGCATGA
- a CDS encoding TonB-dependent receptor plug domain-containing protein has protein sequence MGAGTGFAQTAPEPTLDPGPPETPSAQEQLEEEPEVHSQVASFAITKLHDSPAVVTAITADEIKASGARDLMDVLLQVPGFFFGVDVSGTVGPGFRGLWGQEGKVLLIIDGKEMNEQLYSTMQLGHEFPVELIERIEVVRGPGSVIYGGNAELAVINVITRGIQGSTDALVVGTYGQLTHGLGRRSLTVSGRKVFESAPGLSAFASASVGQGQRSDAVFDDFYGDSASMNGASAMDPTVVQAGVGYRDLQLSILYQRQDTTSVVSVDEVLPTPANTDFESFHAELSDRFRPTDRIEIIPRLNLTLGESYRDSDESSDFFYDKRYRRLRGRALARWAAFDFLQLTGGVDLAFDQGQLRGPAGLGQQEPFNGDEDVVSYRNVAAFMEVYSDNPIATVVAGARFEDHSAFGSSFVPRLVLLKSFGPVSGKALYSRAFRAPGIENISLGDDVRPERTTVYELEATLRLGEGQSLSANAFDVGVTDPIIYSYDPITASEAYRNLGRLGSRGIELDYRLRGSWGRAQAGYSFYRPGGRNDVEDYLVPGQPNAFTGLPTHKVTLTGTAKVLPWLSVSPTAVLVGQRFAVGAADEEGVSEVQTLSPRLLLNLFVRAENVGTKGLEIGAGVYNLLGSDFRVAQPYNGGHAPLPVFSREFLVKLTYLFEPSYDDE, from the coding sequence TTGGGCGCGGGCACGGGCTTCGCGCAGACGGCGCCGGAGCCCACCCTGGACCCCGGGCCGCCGGAGACGCCCTCCGCCCAGGAGCAGCTGGAGGAAGAGCCGGAGGTGCACAGCCAGGTGGCGTCGTTCGCCATCACGAAGCTGCATGACTCGCCGGCGGTGGTGACGGCCATCACCGCGGATGAAATCAAGGCCTCCGGCGCGCGCGACCTGATGGACGTGCTGCTGCAGGTGCCCGGCTTCTTCTTCGGCGTGGACGTGTCCGGCACGGTGGGGCCGGGCTTCCGCGGCCTGTGGGGCCAGGAAGGCAAGGTGCTGCTCATCATCGACGGCAAGGAGATGAACGAGCAGCTCTACTCCACGATGCAGCTGGGCCACGAGTTCCCGGTGGAGCTGATTGAGCGCATCGAGGTCGTGCGCGGCCCCGGCTCCGTCATCTACGGCGGCAACGCGGAGCTGGCCGTCATCAACGTCATCACCCGGGGCATCCAGGGCAGCACGGACGCGCTGGTGGTGGGCACGTACGGACAACTGACGCACGGCCTGGGCCGGCGCAGCCTCACGGTGTCCGGCCGCAAGGTGTTCGAGAGCGCGCCGGGCCTGAGCGCGTTCGCGTCCGCGTCCGTGGGGCAGGGGCAGCGCAGCGACGCCGTGTTCGACGACTTCTACGGCGACTCCGCGAGCATGAACGGCGCGTCGGCGATGGACCCCACGGTGGTGCAGGCCGGGGTGGGCTACCGGGACCTGCAGCTGAGCATTCTGTACCAGCGCCAGGACACCACGTCCGTGGTCTCCGTGGACGAGGTGCTGCCCACGCCCGCGAACACCGACTTCGAGTCGTTCCACGCCGAGCTGAGCGACCGCTTCCGGCCCACGGACCGGATTGAAATCATCCCCCGGCTGAACCTCACGCTGGGCGAGTCCTACCGGGACTCCGACGAGTCGTCGGACTTCTTCTACGACAAGCGCTACCGGCGCCTGCGCGGCCGGGCCCTGGCGCGCTGGGCGGCGTTCGACTTCCTCCAGCTGACGGGCGGCGTGGACCTGGCGTTCGACCAGGGGCAACTGCGCGGCCCGGCGGGCCTCGGACAACAGGAGCCCTTCAACGGGGACGAGGACGTCGTCTCCTACCGCAACGTCGCGGCCTTCATGGAGGTGTACTCGGACAACCCCATCGCCACGGTGGTGGCGGGCGCGCGCTTCGAGGACCACAGCGCCTTCGGCAGCTCGTTCGTGCCGCGCCTGGTGCTGCTCAAGTCCTTCGGGCCGGTGAGCGGCAAGGCGCTGTACAGCCGCGCCTTCCGCGCGCCGGGCATCGAGAACATCTCCCTGGGCGACGACGTCCGGCCGGAGCGCACCACGGTGTACGAGCTGGAGGCCACGCTGCGCCTGGGCGAGGGCCAGAGCCTGAGCGCCAACGCCTTCGACGTGGGCGTGACGGACCCCATCATCTATTCGTACGACCCCATCACCGCGTCGGAGGCGTACCGCAACCTGGGCCGCCTGGGCAGCCGGGGCATCGAGCTGGACTACCGGCTGCGCGGCTCCTGGGGCCGCGCGCAGGCGGGCTATTCGTTCTACCGGCCGGGCGGGCGCAACGACGTGGAGGACTACCTGGTGCCCGGCCAGCCCAATGCCTTCACCGGCCTGCCCACGCACAAGGTGACGCTGACGGGCACGGCGAAGGTGCTGCCGTGGCTGTCCGTCAGCCCCACCGCCGTGCTGGTGGGCCAGCGCTTCGCCGTCGGGGCCGCGGACGAGGAGGGCGTGTCGGAGGTCCAGACGCTGTCGCCCCGGCTGTTGCTCAACCTCTTCGTGCGCGCGGAGAACGTGGGGACGAAGGGCCTGGAGATTGGCGCGGGCGTCTACAACCTGCTGGGCAGCGACTTCCGGGTAGCCCAGCCCTACAACGGCGGCCACGCGCCCCTGCCGGTGTTCAGCCGCGAGTTCCTGGTGAAGCTGACCTACTTGTTCGAGCCGTCCTACGACGACGAGTAG
- a CDS encoding PEGA domain-containing protein — protein MKNQKTWVAVILLGTVAVNAGAYLMVRSRKAARPEPVATRLPTPPPVETPPPSAPPPSEDANAGVVRALRASGLAALEDRDYERAVAQFTEALKLRPDDKDSDLTRLLGIATDLRSREQSKTAQAPTPRESTHSRATPRTRAAKLAAARAAREPQATPAAAQEEARGGLLLVTSTPPGLVVMVDGRAVDLTPARLPVSAGAHRVVLAQGDRRLYEETVEVDPDSVRSLNRDLSEELTPSSPKPAVAPVAAVTPASPPADVPAAAPRDPEPAKPPEPSVAKAAVAQRGDLEVTSPGLYGEVWINGRPYGFPPISAQALPSGPAKVEVRVNGEVKRRMTVEVEPGRSTRVRVK, from the coding sequence GTGAAGAATCAGAAGACCTGGGTCGCCGTCATCCTGCTGGGCACCGTGGCCGTGAACGCCGGGGCGTACCTGATGGTCCGCTCGCGCAAGGCCGCGCGGCCGGAGCCCGTCGCCACGCGGCTTCCTACGCCCCCGCCCGTCGAGACCCCGCCTCCCTCCGCGCCCCCGCCGTCGGAGGACGCGAACGCGGGAGTCGTCCGTGCGCTGCGCGCGTCAGGGCTGGCCGCGCTGGAGGACCGCGACTACGAGCGCGCGGTCGCGCAGTTCACGGAGGCGCTCAAGCTGCGCCCGGATGACAAGGACAGCGACCTGACGCGGCTCTTGGGCATCGCCACCGACCTGCGCTCGCGCGAGCAGTCGAAGACCGCGCAGGCGCCCACGCCGCGTGAGTCAACGCACTCCCGCGCGACGCCCCGCACGCGCGCCGCGAAGCTCGCCGCCGCGCGGGCCGCCCGCGAGCCGCAGGCCACTCCGGCCGCCGCGCAGGAAGAGGCGAGGGGCGGGCTGCTGCTGGTGACGTCCACGCCGCCGGGGCTGGTGGTGATGGTGGATGGCAGGGCGGTGGACCTGACGCCGGCGCGGCTGCCGGTGTCCGCGGGCGCGCACCGCGTGGTGCTCGCGCAGGGCGACCGCCGCCTGTACGAGGAGACGGTGGAGGTGGACCCGGACTCGGTGCGCTCGCTCAACCGCGACCTCTCCGAGGAGCTGACGCCGTCCTCGCCGAAGCCGGCCGTGGCGCCGGTGGCCGCCGTGACTCCGGCCTCGCCCCCGGCGGATGTCCCCGCGGCGGCCCCGCGCGACCCGGAGCCCGCGAAGCCGCCGGAGCCCTCCGTGGCGAAGGCCGCCGTGGCGCAGCGGGGCGACCTGGAGGTGACGTCTCCGGGGCTCTACGGCGAGGTGTGGATCAACGGCCGGCCCTATGGCTTTCCGCCCATCTCCGCGCAGGCCCTGCCGTCCGGCCCCGCGAAGGTGGAGGTCCGCGTGAACGGCGAGGTGAAGCGGCGCATGACGGTGGAGGTCGAGCCGGGCCGCAGCACCCGCGTGCGCGTGAAGTGA
- a CDS encoding serine/threonine protein kinase, with protein sequence MVQRLATGGMAHLFLATIDGPDGFSKACVIKRILPEYANLEPFARMFADEAKVAALLTHPNIVQVFDFGKIDGQYYLAMEWIQGQSLDRIMRHAAAANIPLGPRVTVDVGLAMSDALTYAHAKTLSDGTPLKLVHRDITPGNVLVSRDGIVKLADFGIVKSSVNLERTVAGVVKGKYAYMSPEQITNRELDHRSDLYSLGIVLYEASTGRRLFKRDSMEATIMAASAGDVPPPSHVAPGFPPDLERILLKCLAKDPAQRYQTARELHDDLERYRTAQHWTSGGRELATLMATLFPPDASGRVSTALAVPGSMVGSSPGASADASGMGSTRMPSGISGPSPFAPPEHPVDLHEPSALVPTGMLPRSTGTGSTTGVIPPPEQAASAGAFPWALAAAAGIALVGSAVFWLFIA encoded by the coding sequence ATGGTGCAGCGGCTCGCCACGGGCGGGATGGCGCACCTGTTCCTGGCGACGATTGACGGGCCTGACGGCTTCTCCAAGGCGTGCGTCATCAAGCGCATCCTGCCGGAGTACGCGAACCTGGAGCCCTTCGCGCGGATGTTCGCGGACGAGGCGAAGGTCGCGGCGCTGCTCACGCACCCGAACATCGTGCAGGTGTTCGACTTCGGGAAGATCGACGGTCAGTACTACCTGGCGATGGAGTGGATCCAGGGCCAGTCGTTGGACCGCATCATGCGGCACGCGGCGGCGGCGAACATCCCGCTGGGGCCCCGGGTGACGGTGGACGTGGGCCTGGCCATGTCGGACGCGCTCACGTACGCGCACGCGAAGACGCTGTCGGACGGGACGCCGCTGAAGCTGGTGCACCGGGACATCACGCCGGGCAACGTGCTGGTGTCCCGCGACGGCATCGTGAAGCTGGCGGACTTCGGCATCGTGAAGAGCTCCGTGAACCTGGAGCGCACGGTGGCCGGGGTGGTGAAGGGCAAGTACGCGTACATGTCCCCGGAGCAGATAACGAACCGGGAGCTGGACCACCGCTCGGACCTGTATTCGCTGGGCATCGTGCTCTACGAGGCGTCCACCGGGCGCCGGCTGTTCAAGCGCGACTCGATGGAGGCCACCATCATGGCCGCGTCGGCGGGGGACGTGCCGCCGCCGTCGCACGTGGCCCCGGGCTTCCCGCCGGATTTGGAGCGCATCCTGCTCAAGTGCCTGGCGAAGGACCCCGCGCAGCGCTACCAGACGGCGCGCGAGCTGCACGACGACCTGGAGCGCTACCGCACGGCGCAGCACTGGACGTCCGGCGGCCGGGAGCTGGCGACGCTGATGGCCACGCTCTTCCCCCCGGATGCCTCCGGCCGCGTGTCCACGGCGCTGGCGGTGCCGGGGTCCATGGTGGGCTCGTCGCCGGGGGCGTCCGCGGACGCGTCGGGCATGGGCTCCACGCGCATGCCCAGCGGCATCTCCGGCCCGTCGCCCTTCGCGCCGCCGGAGCACCCGGTGGACCTGCACGAGCCCAGCGCGCTGGTGCCCACCGGCATGCTGCCCCGGAGCACCGGGACGGGCTCCACCACGGGCGTCATCCCGCCGCCGGAGCAGGCGGCCTCGGCGGGGGCATTCCCCTGGGCGCTGGCCGCGGCGGCCGGTATCGCGCTGGTGGGCAGCGCGGTGTTCTGGCTGTTCATCGCGTGA
- a CDS encoding MFS transporter, producing the protein MATLPSDAPSPLAAPRPLSARDIRTLGLAALGGALEFYDFIIFVFFTAVMGKLFFPPETADWLRQLQTFGLFAAGYLARPMGGIVMAHFGDRTGRKRMFTLSVFLMSVPTLCMGLLPTFATAGYAAPLLLLMLRLLQGAAVGGEVPGAWVFVSEHVPERRVGLACGTLTSGLTLGILLGSLVATAVNTAFTPQQVLAYGWRFPFVVGGVFGFFAVFLRRWLQETPVFEEMRQKKALVRELPLKAALRGHAPAVVVSMLFTWVLTAGIVVVILMTPTLMQQLHGIPPAKALAANSVATLTLTAGCICFGLLADRLGPTRAMAIGSGMLLVAAQLFYRGVAGAPELLVPLYAGVGFCVGVAGVVPAVMVQAFPPAVRFSGLSFSYNVAYALFGGLTPLAVTLALKQSPLAPAHYVSAVCAVGLVVSLRLFRGFSARVSPLDERPMPSR; encoded by the coding sequence ATGGCGACCCTCCCTTCCGACGCCCCGTCCCCGCTGGCCGCTCCCCGTCCGCTGTCCGCCCGGGACATCCGCACCCTGGGCCTGGCGGCGCTGGGGGGCGCGCTGGAGTTCTATGACTTCATCATCTTCGTGTTCTTCACGGCGGTGATGGGGAAGCTGTTCTTCCCGCCGGAGACGGCGGACTGGCTGCGGCAGTTGCAGACGTTCGGGCTGTTCGCGGCGGGGTACCTGGCGCGTCCGATGGGCGGCATCGTGATGGCGCACTTCGGGGACCGGACCGGGCGCAAGCGGATGTTCACGTTGAGCGTCTTCCTGATGTCGGTGCCCACGCTGTGCATGGGCCTGCTGCCCACGTTCGCCACGGCCGGGTACGCGGCGCCGCTCCTGTTGCTCATGCTGCGGCTGCTCCAGGGCGCGGCGGTGGGCGGCGAGGTGCCGGGCGCGTGGGTGTTCGTCTCCGAGCACGTGCCGGAGCGCCGCGTGGGCCTGGCGTGCGGGACGCTCACCTCCGGGCTCACGCTGGGCATCCTGCTGGGCTCGCTGGTGGCCACCGCGGTCAACACCGCCTTCACGCCCCAGCAGGTGCTGGCGTACGGCTGGCGGTTTCCCTTCGTGGTGGGGGGCGTGTTCGGATTCTTCGCCGTGTTCCTGCGCCGCTGGCTCCAGGAGACGCCCGTCTTCGAGGAGATGCGCCAGAAGAAGGCGCTGGTGCGCGAGCTGCCGCTCAAGGCCGCGCTCCGGGGCCACGCGCCCGCCGTCGTGGTGTCCATGCTGTTCACCTGGGTGCTCACCGCGGGCATCGTGGTGGTCATCCTGATGACGCCCACGCTGATGCAGCAGTTGCACGGCATCCCTCCCGCGAAAGCGCTGGCGGCCAACAGCGTGGCCACGCTCACGCTCACGGCGGGCTGCATCTGCTTCGGCCTGCTCGCGGACCGGCTGGGGCCCACGCGGGCCATGGCCATCGGCTCGGGGATGCTGCTCGTCGCCGCGCAGCTGTTCTACCGGGGCGTGGCGGGCGCGCCGGAGCTCCTGGTGCCGCTCTACGCAGGCGTGGGGTTCTGCGTGGGCGTGGCTGGCGTGGTGCCCGCGGTGATGGTGCAGGCCTTCCCTCCGGCGGTGCGCTTCTCCGGCCTGTCGTTCTCCTACAATGTGGCCTACGCGCTGTTCGGCGGCCTCACGCCGCTCGCCGTGACACTGGCCCTGAAGCAGAGCCCGCTCGCGCCCGCGCACTACGTCTCCGCGGTGTGCGCGGTGGGGCTCGTGGTGTCTCTCAGGCTCTTCCGGGGTTTCAGCGCCCGCGTCAGCCCCCTGGACGAACGTCCCATGCCGTCACGCTGA
- a CDS encoding ATPase domain-containing protein, which translates to MPSSKTPLFPSGIPSFDVLLGGGIPPRQSFIVTGTPGSGKTVLCSQVAFAAAARGTPVVVVTVTSEPHDKLMEALSAFSFFQPDLLGEKLFLISAYSALKRGPKEARELILQTVRERGAAMLFIDGLRSIRDLWQDEARLREFLYELGIGLAACNCIGLFTTEYPLGRLMELPEATTVDGIVALSVQPHGSRRVRRVEVVKLRGRPHLAGEHLMLIRKSGVEFIPRLEAVPLELRDEPPTLKRMGFGLPELDALMHGGLPELSTTMLAGSMGIGKTLVALHFAADGARREQKALFVSFFDAPAMLQARAKRVGLDVVPLLDDGRLTMHYLPPMEMEADEIIQDLLAQVDALGIQRLVLDGLTELELAILDPMRRRTFLASLAMRLRMRGITTVFTREVSKIVGTELDFNDAPVASLGENLLLLRYVELHGQMHRLMSVLKMRDSEYSADLREFQINDSGMKVLAPLRSATGLLTGQARPLGTAIGGVGE; encoded by the coding sequence ATGCCCAGCAGCAAGACACCTCTCTTTCCGAGCGGCATCCCCAGCTTCGACGTCCTGCTGGGCGGAGGCATTCCTCCGCGCCAGTCCTTCATCGTCACCGGCACGCCGGGGTCGGGCAAGACGGTGCTGTGCAGCCAGGTGGCCTTCGCGGCCGCGGCGCGCGGCACGCCCGTGGTGGTCGTCACCGTCACCTCGGAGCCCCACGACAAGCTGATGGAGGCGCTGTCCGCCTTCTCCTTCTTCCAGCCGGACCTGCTGGGCGAGAAGCTCTTCCTCATCAGCGCCTACTCCGCGCTCAAGCGAGGCCCCAAGGAGGCCCGGGAGCTCATCCTCCAGACGGTGCGCGAGCGCGGCGCGGCCATGCTCTTCATCGACGGGCTGCGCTCCATCCGGGACCTCTGGCAGGACGAGGCGCGGCTGCGCGAGTTCCTCTACGAGCTGGGCATCGGCCTGGCCGCCTGCAACTGCATTGGCCTGTTCACCACGGAGTACCCGCTGGGCCGGTTGATGGAGCTGCCGGAGGCCACCACGGTGGACGGCATCGTGGCGCTGTCCGTCCAGCCGCACGGCTCCCGCCGGGTGCGCCGGGTGGAGGTGGTGAAGCTGCGCGGCCGGCCCCACCTCGCCGGTGAGCACCTCATGCTCATTCGCAAGAGCGGCGTGGAGTTCATCCCGCGCCTGGAGGCCGTCCCGCTGGAGCTCCGGGACGAGCCGCCCACGCTCAAGCGCATGGGGTTCGGGCTTCCAGAGCTGGACGCGCTGATGCACGGGGGGCTTCCGGAGCTCAGCACCACGATGCTCGCGGGGAGCATGGGCATTGGAAAGACGCTGGTGGCCCTGCACTTCGCCGCGGATGGCGCGCGCCGGGAGCAGAAGGCGCTCTTCGTCTCCTTCTTCGATGCTCCGGCCATGCTCCAGGCCCGCGCCAAGCGCGTGGGACTGGACGTGGTCCCGCTCCTGGACGACGGACGGCTGACGATGCACTACCTGCCGCCCATGGAGATGGAGGCGGACGAGATCATCCAGGACCTGTTGGCTCAGGTGGACGCGCTCGGCATCCAGCGGCTGGTGCTGGACGGGCTCACGGAGCTGGAGCTGGCCATCCTGGACCCCATGCGGCGGCGCACCTTCCTGGCGTCGCTGGCGATGCGGCTGCGCATGCGTGGGATCACCACCGTGTTCACCCGCGAGGTGTCGAAGATCGTGGGCACGGAGCTGGACTTCAACGACGCGCCCGTCGCCAGCCTGGGAGAGAACCTGCTGCTGCTGCGCTACGTGGAGCTCCACGGCCAGATGCACCGCCTGATGTCGGTGCTCAAGATGCGCGACAGCGAATACTCCGCGGACCTGCGCGAGTTCCAGATCAACGACTCAGGCATGAAGGTGCTCGCCCCGCTGCGCTCCGCCACGGGCCTGCTCACCGGTCAGGCCCGGCCGCTGGGAACCGCCATTGGAGGAGTGGGTGAATGA